Proteins from a genomic interval of Pseudomonas silesiensis:
- a CDS encoding Rieske 2Fe-2S domain-containing protein has protein sequence MTKLAEISIENAQRTHRYARGWHCLGVAEDYRDGQLHTLNIFGTRLVAFADSKGAISILDAYCPHMGADLSKGTIENDTVVCPFHHWKYNTSGKCVEIPYCKRIPPKAKTRSWLTCEENNLLFVWNNPEGRPPKEGVIIPHLAEMDDPDWIHDWNIDSMLIETNPRELVDNLVDAMHFGPVHGTPTKYFANVFEGHIGHQIFHGDSERLGGDLIAPSAYYGPATHFTHISSMFGDVRIHAILLNSHVPVTANSFDLRFGCMVKRVPGWSEEQNIEVAKAYVQGNRTSFYQDVDIWKHKIRIDNPVLAENDGPVYQLREWYQQFFTDEDKVPASMAERREFITVDER, from the coding sequence ATGACGAAACTCGCTGAAATCAGCATCGAAAACGCCCAGCGTACTCACCGTTACGCCCGTGGCTGGCACTGTCTGGGCGTGGCGGAAGATTACCGCGATGGCCAGTTGCACACGTTGAATATCTTCGGCACGCGCCTGGTGGCGTTTGCCGACAGCAAGGGTGCTATCAGCATCCTCGATGCCTACTGCCCGCACATGGGGGCTGACCTGTCCAAGGGCACCATCGAAAACGACACGGTGGTGTGCCCGTTCCACCACTGGAAATACAACACCAGCGGTAAATGCGTCGAGATTCCTTATTGCAAGCGCATTCCACCGAAGGCCAAGACCCGCAGCTGGTTGACCTGTGAGGAAAACAACCTGCTGTTCGTCTGGAACAACCCTGAAGGACGTCCGCCGAAAGAGGGCGTGATCATCCCGCACCTGGCGGAGATGGACGACCCGGATTGGATTCACGACTGGAACATCGACAGCATGCTGATCGAAACCAACCCACGGGAGTTGGTCGATAACCTGGTGGACGCCATGCATTTTGGCCCCGTGCACGGCACGCCGACCAAGTACTTCGCCAATGTCTTCGAAGGGCACATCGGCCACCAGATCTTCCACGGTGATTCCGAGCGCCTGGGTGGCGATCTGATCGCACCGTCGGCCTACTACGGCCCGGCGACCCACTTCACTCACATCAGCTCTATGTTCGGCGATGTGCGTATACACGCCATTTTGCTCAACAGCCATGTGCCTGTGACGGCCAACAGCTTCGACCTGCGTTTCGGCTGCATGGTCAAGCGTGTACCCGGCTGGAGCGAAGAGCAGAACATTGAAGTGGCCAAAGCCTACGTTCAGGGTAATCGCACCTCGTTCTATCAGGATGTGGATATCTGGAAGCATAAAATCCGCATCGACAACCCGGTGCTGGCGGAAAACGACGGCCCGGTCTACCAACTGCGCGAGTGGTACCAACAGTTCTTTACCGATGAAGACAAAGTGCCCGCGAGCATGGCTGAACGCCGTGAATTCATCACGGTCGACGAGCGTTGA
- a CDS encoding SRPBCC domain-containing protein produces MARAENIVTSHTVEINAPARVVWEVLIDLDNYHQWNTFCPRIQCGLQIGDEVHMQVLTPDTGETVPVFEYLVACDPEQLLSWEQRPVPDNMDAARRDQYIKAIDANRCSYFTTDIFLGLNQDTIMREHGAWVKIGFDRMALDLKRRAEELHASRS; encoded by the coding sequence ATGGCCAGAGCCGAAAACATAGTGACCTCCCACACGGTGGAAATTAACGCCCCCGCCCGGGTGGTCTGGGAAGTGCTCATTGATCTGGACAATTACCACCAGTGGAACACCTTCTGCCCGCGCATTCAGTGCGGCCTGCAGATCGGCGACGAGGTGCATATGCAGGTACTTACCCCCGATACCGGCGAAACCGTTCCGGTCTTCGAATACCTCGTGGCCTGCGACCCCGAGCAGCTGTTGTCCTGGGAGCAGCGTCCCGTCCCGGACAACATGGACGCCGCCCGCCGTGATCAATACATCAAGGCCATCGACGCCAACCGCTGCAGCTATTTCACCACTGATATTTTCCTGGGCCTGAACCAGGACACGATCATGCGTGAACACGGTGCCTGGGTAAAAATCGGCTTCGACCGGATGGCCCTGGATTTGAAACGACGTGCCGAAGAACTGCACGCCAGCCGCAGCTGA
- a CDS encoding EthD domain-containing protein → MEKLMLTLWKPPQQSVEQWRQALLDLGDNLVSAGARTARVMVVDGGVAAAFAQRITNSAIPLDGLLSVWLDSASQWPSIKALVTPLTSRLEAYLVLESEPYPEERKARAAHYRVPVGERTPGMNQVALLHKPDRMSYEHWYDTWRNGHGPNAYPLQSIFGYRQNTVVRALTFGAPVLHGIVEENFPPEAIGNPQGFFAALGDPDKCAQRQQAMYESTSKFIDFQKLDCILTSEYQLSA, encoded by the coding sequence ATGGAAAAACTCATGTTGACCCTGTGGAAACCGCCACAGCAAAGCGTCGAGCAATGGCGCCAGGCGTTGCTCGACCTGGGCGACAATCTGGTTAGCGCCGGCGCGCGCACCGCCCGCGTCATGGTGGTCGATGGGGGCGTGGCCGCCGCTTTCGCACAGCGCATTACCAACAGCGCCATCCCGCTGGACGGTTTGCTCTCGGTGTGGCTGGACAGTGCCTCGCAATGGCCTTCGATCAAGGCGCTCGTGACACCGTTGACTAGCCGCCTTGAGGCTTATCTGGTGCTGGAGTCCGAACCCTACCCCGAGGAGCGCAAGGCGCGTGCAGCCCACTACCGGGTACCGGTTGGCGAGCGCACACCCGGGATGAATCAGGTGGCGCTGCTGCACAAGCCGGATCGGATGAGCTACGAGCATTGGTATGACACCTGGCGCAACGGCCACGGGCCGAATGCCTACCCTCTGCAGTCGATCTTCGGCTACCGGCAGAACACCGTGGTACGGGCGCTCACCTTCGGTGCGCCGGTGCTGCACGGGATCGTCGAAGAAAACTTCCCGCCAGAGGCCATCGGCAATCCGCAAGGATTCTTCGCGGCCCTTGGCGACCCGGACAAATGCGCGCAACGCCAGCAGGCCATGTACGAATCGACCAGCAAGTTCATCGACTTCCAGAAGCTCGACTGCATCCTCACCAGCGAGTACCAGCTCAGTGCCTGA
- the cysD gene encoding sulfate adenylyltransferase subunit CysD, whose protein sequence is MTLTHLQRLEAESIQAMREVVAESDNPVMLYSIGKDSAVMLHLAMKAFYPAKPPFPLLHVDTTWKFQEMYRFRDQMVAKLNVDLLTHTNPEGVEMGISPFKHGSQIHTDIMKTEGLKQALDHYGFDAAFGGARRDEEKSRAKERIFSFRSDQHRWDPKNQRPELWHLYNTRKHKGESIRVFPLSNWTELDIWQYIHLENIPIVPLYFAAPRPVVERDGMLIMVDDERMPLNPGEVPMIRNVRFRTLGCYPLTGAVESDADTLPKIIQEMLLTRTSERQGRMIDHDSSASMEKKKQEGYF, encoded by the coding sequence ATGACGCTTACCCACCTGCAACGACTGGAAGCCGAAAGCATCCAGGCCATGCGCGAGGTTGTCGCCGAATCCGACAACCCGGTCATGCTCTACTCCATCGGCAAGGACAGCGCGGTCATGTTGCACCTGGCCATGAAGGCCTTCTACCCGGCCAAGCCGCCCTTCCCTTTGCTGCATGTCGACACCACCTGGAAGTTCCAGGAGATGTATCGCTTCCGCGATCAGATGGTGGCCAAACTGAACGTGGACCTGCTGACCCACACCAACCCCGAAGGCGTTGAAATGGGCATCAGCCCGTTCAAGCACGGCTCGCAAATCCACACCGACATCATGAAGACCGAAGGTCTGAAGCAGGCGCTGGATCACTACGGCTTCGACGCGGCTTTCGGCGGCGCACGCCGCGACGAAGAAAAATCCCGGGCCAAGGAACGGATTTTCTCCTTCCGCTCCGACCAGCACCGCTGGGACCCGAAGAACCAGCGGCCGGAGCTCTGGCATCTGTACAACACGCGCAAACACAAGGGTGAGTCGATCCGCGTGTTCCCCCTCTCCAACTGGACCGAGCTGGACATCTGGCAGTACATCCACCTGGAAAACATCCCGATCGTTCCGCTGTATTTCGCCGCTCCGCGTCCGGTGGTGGAGCGCGACGGGATGCTGATCATGGTCGATGACGAACGCATGCCGCTCAACCCGGGTGAAGTGCCGATGATTCGCAACGTGCGCTTCCGCACCCTGGGTTGCTACCCGCTCACCGGTGCCGTCGAGTCCGATGCCGATACGCTGCCCAAGATCATTCAGGAAATGCTGCTGACCCGCACATCCGAGCGTCAGGGGCGAATGATCGACCACGACTCGTCCGCATCGATGGAGAAGAAAAAACAAGAGGGGTATTTCTAA
- a CDS encoding DUF1214 domain-containing protein, producing the protein MTISSIDEQHLLSGQTWSTFCDHLKRCGEQILRPEAPADAATRAEGFRYLTRLLRIGLEMHIEFADPAFPSFFKTSHETAKIGADNPDNLYEYSRLDGTLDYRIKGQRGSVAYLSFGTQKGGYETDGTLIQTGFIDASQLQVDAQGTFEIILSREPKPGNWLKMEDATNALIVRQTFLDRRIEAPAKLSIERMGTDSKPQALDPATFQQGLARVSSFVENTARLFADWSQSYLPHSNQLPPANQALCQSVGGDPNIFYYHSHWALAADEALVIHIDKVPDCDFWNLQINNYWMESLDYRYHQICFNKHQAQYDDNGGVTLVLSELDPGLSNWLQTAGVRQGTMCLRWVGAQEQCHPTTQVVKVSAIAEAL; encoded by the coding sequence ATGACAATCAGCTCGATTGACGAACAACACCTGTTGAGTGGCCAGACGTGGTCCACGTTTTGCGATCACCTCAAGCGCTGCGGCGAGCAGATTCTGCGCCCCGAAGCGCCGGCCGATGCGGCCACCCGCGCCGAAGGTTTCCGCTACCTCACGCGCCTGCTGCGCATCGGCCTGGAAATGCACATCGAGTTTGCCGATCCGGCCTTTCCCAGCTTCTTCAAAACCTCCCACGAGACCGCGAAGATCGGTGCCGACAACCCGGACAATCTCTACGAGTACTCGCGCCTGGACGGCACGCTGGACTATCGCATCAAGGGTCAGCGCGGCAGCGTCGCCTACCTGAGTTTCGGCACCCAGAAAGGCGGTTATGAAACCGACGGTACGCTGATCCAGACCGGCTTTATCGATGCCAGCCAGCTACAGGTCGATGCCCAGGGCACCTTCGAAATCATCCTCAGCCGCGAGCCGAAACCGGGCAACTGGCTGAAAATGGAAGACGCCACCAACGCCCTGATCGTGCGCCAGACGTTTCTCGACCGTCGGATTGAAGCGCCGGCCAAGCTGAGCATTGAGCGCATGGGTACCGATTCCAAGCCACAGGCCCTTGATCCGGCGACCTTCCAGCAAGGCCTGGCGCGGGTCTCCAGTTTCGTGGAGAACACCGCCAGGCTGTTCGCCGACTGGAGCCAAAGCTACCTGCCTCACAGCAATCAACTGCCACCGGCCAACCAGGCCCTGTGCCAGTCAGTGGGCGGCGACCCGAACATTTTCTACTACCACTCACACTGGGCGCTGGCTGCAGACGAAGCCTTGGTCATCCACATCGACAAAGTACCGGACTGCGACTTCTGGAACCTGCAGATCAACAACTACTGGATGGAGTCGCTGGACTACCGCTACCACCAAATCTGCTTCAACAAACACCAGGCCCAATACGACGACAACGGCGGCGTGACCCTGGTCCTCAGTGAGCTGGATCCCGGGCTGAGTAACTGGCTGCAAACCGCCGGCGTACGCCAAGGCACGATGTGCCTGCGCTGGGTCGGTGCCCAGGAGCAATGCCACCCCACCACCCAAGTAGTAAAAGTGTCTGCCATCGCGGAGGCCCTATGA
- the cysN gene encoding sulfate adenylyltransferase subunit CysN translates to MLRFLTCGSVDDGKSTLIGRLLYDSKMLFEDQMEALEADSKKVGTQGGELDFALLVDGLAAEREQGITIDVAYRFFSTDRRKFIVADTPGHEQYTRNMVTGASTADVAVVMIDARRGVLTQSRRHSYLASLLGIRKVVLAVNKMDLMDYSEKVYNAIVDDYRAFAKQIGLQDFTAIPMSALRGENITEQSEHMPWYRGTTLMGYLETVEVDEAHQQKLSFRMPVQWVNRPNLDFRGFTGTIASGVIRPGDRVRVLPGGQESRISRIVTLDGDLQQAVAGQSITLTLTEEVDCSRGDVLSTAEDPTSVADQFQVSLIWMHEQAMLAGRPYLMKIGGKTLPVTLSMPKYKVNVNTMEHLAAKELALNEIGVCNLFTSQPIAFDAYKDNRETGSFILIDRLSNATVGAGLIEYSLRRSQNIHMQHVDVNKKARAEQMGQQPVLLWFTGLSGAGKSAIANLLETRLYARGRHTYLLDGDNVRHGLNRDLGFTDADRVENIRRVAEVSKLFVDAGMIVLTAFISPFRSEREMARGLLQEGEFIEIFVDTPLAVAEARDPKGLYKKVRRGELKNFTGIDSPYEVPNKPDIHIKTGELTPENAVDRIIAVLTERGIIGKEF, encoded by the coding sequence CTGCTGCGCTTCCTGACCTGCGGCAGTGTGGACGATGGCAAGAGCACCCTGATCGGGCGCCTGCTCTACGATTCGAAAATGCTCTTCGAAGACCAGATGGAAGCGCTGGAGGCAGACTCGAAAAAAGTCGGTACCCAGGGTGGCGAACTGGACTTCGCCCTGTTGGTGGATGGCCTGGCCGCCGAGCGCGAACAAGGCATCACCATCGACGTGGCCTACCGTTTTTTCTCCACCGACCGGCGCAAGTTCATCGTTGCCGACACCCCGGGGCATGAGCAGTACACCCGCAATATGGTGACCGGTGCCTCCACGGCCGACGTGGCCGTGGTGATGATCGATGCCCGACGCGGCGTCCTGACTCAATCCAGGCGTCACAGCTATCTGGCCTCGCTGCTCGGCATTCGCAAGGTGGTACTGGCGGTCAACAAGATGGACCTGATGGACTATTCGGAGAAAGTGTATAACGCCATCGTCGATGACTACCGCGCCTTCGCCAAGCAGATCGGTCTACAGGATTTCACCGCCATTCCGATGTCCGCGCTACGGGGTGAGAACATCACCGAACAAAGCGAGCACATGCCTTGGTACCGCGGTACCACGCTGATGGGTTACCTGGAAACCGTCGAGGTCGACGAGGCGCACCAGCAGAAACTGTCGTTCCGTATGCCGGTGCAGTGGGTCAACCGCCCCAACCTGGATTTTCGTGGCTTCACCGGCACCATCGCCAGCGGCGTGATTCGTCCTGGTGACCGGGTACGCGTGTTGCCGGGCGGACAAGAGAGCCGTATCTCGCGCATCGTCACCCTCGACGGTGACTTGCAACAAGCCGTGGCCGGACAGTCCATCACCCTGACCCTGACCGAAGAAGTCGATTGCAGTCGCGGCGATGTGCTGTCCACCGCAGAAGACCCGACCAGCGTGGCCGACCAGTTCCAGGTCAGCCTGATCTGGATGCACGAGCAGGCCATGCTCGCCGGTCGCCCCTACCTGATGAAAATCGGCGGCAAAACCCTGCCGGTGACCTTGTCGATGCCCAAGTACAAGGTCAACGTCAATACCATGGAGCACCTGGCGGCCAAAGAGCTGGCGCTGAACGAGATCGGCGTATGCAACCTCTTTACCAGCCAGCCGATCGCGTTCGATGCCTACAAGGACAACCGTGAAACCGGCAGCTTCATCCTCATCGACCGTCTGTCGAACGCCACCGTTGGCGCGGGCCTGATCGAGTACTCCCTGCGCCGTTCGCAGAACATTCATATGCAGCACGTGGATGTGAACAAGAAAGCGCGCGCCGAACAGATGGGCCAGCAACCCGTGCTGCTGTGGTTCACCGGTTTGTCCGGCGCCGGCAAGTCGGCCATCGCCAACCTGCTGGAAACCCGACTGTACGCCCGCGGCCGGCACACCTACTTGCTCGACGGCGACAACGTGCGCCACGGCCTGAACCGCGACCTGGGCTTCACCGATGCCGACCGGGTGGAAAACATCCGCAGGGTGGCCGAGGTGTCCAAGTTGTTCGTGGATGCCGGGATGATTGTATTGACGGCCTTCATCTCGCCGTTCCGTTCCGAGCGCGAGATGGCGCGCGGGCTGCTGCAGGAAGGCGAGTTCATCGAGATCTTCGTCGACACGCCGCTGGCCGTGGCCGAGGCGCGTGATCCCAAGGGCCTGTACAAGAAAGTCCGCCGTGGCGAGTTGAAGAACTTCACCGGCATCGACTCACCTTACGAGGTGCCGAACAAGCCGGACATCCATATCAAGACCGGCGAGCTGACGCCGGAAAACGCAGTGGATCGCATCATCGCGGTGCTGACCGAGCGCGGCATCATCGGTAAAGAGTTCTAG
- a CDS encoding SDR family oxidoreductase: MLLKDKVVIISGIGPGLGIKLAVRAAEYQAKAVVLATRTPAKLDQAEQAIRDAGYSTPVLKVPTDIAQAEQCQTLADLTIEHFGQIDVLINSAYAHGAWGSSSESSMDDWRKAMDVNLFGTMHMTQAVLPQMKKQKSGSIVMINTMATRTPNQLESGYAVSKGALKTAVQYLAQDLGPFGIRVNSAFMGWMWGAPVIGYFESEAQRLGVPMESLVDQIAQQIALRKIPEDNDCAMAALYLASDYAKVITGAQLDVNGGHFLPC, encoded by the coding sequence ATGTTGCTGAAAGATAAAGTCGTCATCATTTCCGGTATCGGCCCGGGCCTGGGCATCAAGCTGGCCGTGCGAGCCGCGGAGTATCAGGCGAAGGCCGTGGTGTTGGCCACCCGCACCCCCGCCAAACTGGATCAGGCTGAACAGGCCATCCGCGACGCCGGCTACAGCACGCCGGTCCTGAAAGTCCCCACCGACATCGCCCAGGCCGAACAGTGCCAGACGCTCGCCGACCTGACGATCGAGCACTTCGGCCAGATCGACGTATTGATCAACTCTGCCTACGCCCATGGCGCCTGGGGCAGTTCTTCCGAGTCGTCAATGGACGACTGGCGCAAGGCGATGGACGTCAACCTGTTTGGCACCATGCACATGACCCAGGCCGTGCTGCCGCAGATGAAGAAACAGAAGTCGGGCAGCATCGTCATGATCAACACCATGGCCACCCGCACCCCCAACCAACTGGAATCCGGCTATGCCGTCTCCAAGGGCGCATTGAAAACCGCTGTGCAATACCTGGCCCAGGATCTCGGCCCGTTCGGCATCCGCGTCAACTCCGCCTTCATGGGCTGGATGTGGGGCGCGCCGGTGATCGGTTACTTCGAGAGCGAAGCCCAGCGCCTGGGCGTCCCGATGGAGTCGCTGGTCGACCAGATCGCCCAGCAGATTGCGTTGCGCAAAATCCCCGAAGACAACGACTGCGCCATGGCCGCCCTGTACCTGGCCAGCGATTACGCCAAGGTCATTACCGGTGCGCAACTGGATGTCAACGGCGGCCACTTTCTGCCCTGCTAA
- a CDS encoding DUF1329 domain-containing protein has product MTGSNLASSCLVSRAANATPTWVLGLLLGCSAIGTANAAPEDVERLGKDLTCVGADKSANADGSIPAFSGKWLGVPPHVDFKGTGNHPVDPYPQEKPLFVITAANLAQYSDYLSDGQKALFKHYPATYKMPIYPTHRDFRFDDAVCQATRENASIARLVDDGEGVVGKTGGTAFPVPRSGLELLKNASAFTLRAWTEEYTSDNAYVLKDGNINWGRVHSRNLAPSLEPGKKGETVGNSAFYLNETLLPQRDKGEINTGTEFWNDKTEPRQAWRYDPGTRRVRQSPGYGFDMSFPGSGGSITVDEVRLFNGSGQRYDWKIVGKREMFIPYNTYRLHAANLKYANLLTPGHINPDAMRFERHRVWELEGTLKPGYRHLYGKRKLYIDEDTWFPMLADNYDNRGELWRTSMLNFFYAYESQRPQAGVGLYYDLNAGSYLAFNLINEQRDGYQLNKPGFSPRDFGPEAARRFGQ; this is encoded by the coding sequence ATGACCGGCAGTAACCTGGCCTCCAGTTGTCTTGTCTCGCGGGCTGCCAACGCCACTCCCACCTGGGTGCTGGGGTTGTTATTGGGATGCAGTGCAATCGGTACGGCGAACGCCGCACCGGAAGATGTGGAGCGCCTGGGCAAGGATTTGACTTGCGTCGGTGCCGACAAGAGCGCCAATGCCGATGGCAGCATCCCGGCGTTCAGCGGCAAGTGGCTGGGCGTGCCGCCGCACGTGGACTTCAAAGGGACTGGCAACCATCCGGTTGATCCTTACCCGCAAGAAAAACCGCTGTTCGTGATTACCGCGGCCAACCTGGCGCAATACAGCGACTACCTGTCCGACGGACAGAAAGCCTTGTTCAAGCACTACCCGGCTACGTACAAGATGCCGATCTACCCCACGCACCGCGATTTCCGTTTCGACGACGCGGTGTGCCAGGCTACTCGCGAAAACGCCAGCATCGCGCGCCTGGTGGATGACGGGGAAGGGGTGGTGGGTAAAACCGGCGGCACAGCCTTTCCGGTACCGCGCAGCGGTCTGGAACTGCTGAAGAACGCTTCTGCCTTTACCTTGCGCGCCTGGACCGAGGAATATACCTCTGACAACGCCTACGTACTCAAGGACGGCAACATCAACTGGGGCCGCGTGCATTCGCGCAACCTGGCGCCGTCGCTGGAGCCGGGCAAAAAAGGCGAGACCGTTGGTAACTCGGCCTTCTACCTCAACGAAACCCTGCTGCCACAACGGGACAAGGGCGAGATCAATACCGGCACCGAGTTCTGGAACGACAAGACCGAGCCTCGCCAGGCCTGGCGTTACGATCCGGGCACTCGCCGTGTGCGGCAGTCGCCGGGTTATGGCTTCGACATGTCGTTCCCCGGCAGCGGCGGTTCGATCACCGTGGACGAGGTGCGCCTGTTCAACGGCTCGGGCCAGCGTTATGACTGGAAGATCGTCGGCAAGCGCGAGATGTTCATTCCCTACAACACCTATCGCCTGCATGCGGCCAACCTCAAGTACGCCAACCTGTTGACCCCTGGCCATATCAACCCGGATGCCATGCGCTTCGAGCGCCATCGGGTGTGGGAACTGGAAGGCACCCTCAAGCCGGGTTACCGCCACCTGTACGGCAAACGCAAGTTGTACATCGACGAAGACACCTGGTTCCCGATGCTCGCCGATAACTACGACAACCGTGGCGAGCTGTGGCGGACCTCGATGCTGAACTTTTTCTACGCCTATGAAAGCCAGCGGCCCCAAGCGGGCGTGGGGCTGTACTACGACCTGAATGCCGGCAGTTACCTGGCGTTCAACCTGATCAACGAACAGCGCGATGGCTATCAGTTGAACAAGCCGGGCTTCAGCCCGCGGGATTTCGGTCCGGAAGCTGCCCGTCGGTTTGGCCAATAG
- a CDS encoding nuclear transport factor 2 family protein, with protein MLDLEAIELIKQLKARYFRAIDTCNIEMLQGMLTEDVTLSFKSPAYEFHVNGLGDALDFYRTSFTKTRLATHNGHTPEIEVDGEKASALWYLSYVFINLEDNTHLHGSAIYQDRYIKRGERWMIAETGYETLLETIQPLSEQLQITSRPIN; from the coding sequence ATGTTGGACCTAGAAGCAATCGAGCTGATCAAGCAGCTCAAGGCGCGCTACTTTCGTGCCATCGACACCTGCAACATCGAGATGCTGCAGGGCATGCTCACCGAAGACGTCACCCTGTCGTTCAAGAGCCCTGCCTACGAATTTCACGTCAATGGCCTGGGCGATGCGCTGGACTTCTACCGCACTTCGTTCACCAAGACCCGCCTGGCCACCCACAACGGTCACACCCCGGAAATCGAAGTCGATGGCGAAAAGGCTTCGGCTCTCTGGTACCTGAGTTACGTGTTCATCAACCTCGAGGACAACACCCACCTGCACGGCAGCGCGATCTACCAGGATCGCTACATCAAGCGCGGCGAGCGCTGGATGATCGCCGAGACGGGCTACGAAACCTTGCTCGAGACCATCCAACCCTTGAGCGAACAGCTGCAGATCACCTCCAGACCCATCAACTGA
- a CDS encoding sulfotransferase family protein: MNAHTLIEELTVERLLASAIARTDGLSNFGDDNYRESLEALLVALAAEAGLSQTGQYLLQERLVGQLVNRLVIEDYLVRYPQITQIQIDDPLVIVGLPRTGTTMLQRTLAVDPRFYSAAWWETRFPAPLADETLAVPAKRIAQAKAEVELMAQVIPQILAIHPLDAMLCDEEFMLMEHSFMCAMDAYVNVPSYTRWLDQQDQRPVYTQLKKMLQFLQWQKGQRGEPAGQRWLLKAPQHLHTLHLLLDVFPKAQVILTHREPAQTIPSMASMAHTLWQMYSDNPDPKAAGEQWNHRMARGIRHTMQVRDQHAAERFLDIHFADTVTQPMDVLERVYAFADLPFTDKARADAQGWLAQNSREKRASHDYSLERFGLNEAQMTEDYKEYRARHLSVNH; the protein is encoded by the coding sequence ATGAACGCGCATACCCTGATTGAAGAGTTGACCGTCGAACGCCTGTTGGCCAGCGCCATCGCGCGCACCGACGGCCTGAGCAATTTTGGCGATGACAACTATCGCGAGTCTCTGGAGGCTCTGCTGGTTGCCTTGGCCGCCGAAGCCGGGTTGTCGCAGACCGGCCAGTATTTGCTGCAGGAAAGGCTGGTGGGACAACTGGTCAATCGCCTGGTGATCGAGGACTACCTTGTCCGCTACCCGCAAATCACCCAGATCCAGATCGACGATCCGCTGGTCATCGTCGGCCTGCCACGCACCGGCACCACCATGCTGCAACGCACGCTGGCGGTTGACCCGCGCTTCTACTCGGCGGCCTGGTGGGAGACCCGCTTCCCGGCACCGCTGGCAGACGAAACCCTGGCCGTGCCGGCCAAACGCATCGCCCAGGCCAAGGCCGAGGTCGAGCTGATGGCCCAGGTCATCCCGCAGATCCTCGCCATCCACCCGCTGGATGCCATGCTCTGCGACGAAGAGTTCATGCTCATGGAACATTCGTTCATGTGCGCCATGGACGCCTACGTCAACGTGCCCAGCTATACCCGCTGGCTGGATCAGCAAGATCAGCGGCCGGTCTATACCCAGCTGAAAAAAATGCTGCAGTTCCTGCAATGGCAGAAAGGCCAACGGGGTGAACCTGCAGGCCAGCGCTGGTTGCTCAAAGCCCCCCAACACCTGCACACCCTGCATCTACTGCTGGATGTTTTCCCTAAGGCGCAGGTGATTTTGACCCACCGCGAACCGGCCCAGACCATTCCGTCGATGGCGAGCATGGCCCACACCCTGTGGCAGATGTACAGCGACAACCCTGATCCGAAAGCCGCCGGCGAACAGTGGAACCACCGCATGGCGCGTGGCATCCGTCACACCATGCAGGTCCGCGACCAGCACGCTGCCGAGCGCTTTCTCGACATCCACTTCGCCGACACCGTGACCCAGCCGATGGACGTGCTGGAAAGGGTCTACGCCTTCGCCGATCTGCCGTTTACCGACAAGGCCCGCGCCGACGCGCAGGGATGGCTGGCGCAAAACAGCCGGGAAAAACGTGCCAGCCACGACTACAGCCTGGAGCGCTTCGGTTTGAACGAGGCGCAGATGACTGAGGACTACAAGGAATATCGCGCCCGTCATTTGAGCGTCAACCATTAA